The following nucleotide sequence is from Saccharomycodes ludwigii strain NBRC 1722 chromosome VII, whole genome shotgun sequence.
AAAGAGCGAGAAGAGTAAAGAGCGAGAAAACGGTAAGgctaaaagaaaaacagcaagacaaaaaaaataaaattatgtAACGCGTCTGCCAAATAAATGTATAACACGTACAGGTTGCCCAAGTACATCTTTTCCTTCCcgtttttttcaatattttaagAATTAAATGTAGAAGACATCAGCGCTAAGATCCCTCAATAGAAGAATTTCTCTTTCTATTCTACTTTTAGTAAAAACATTCTACCTCAGAAACTATCCAACTTCTGTAAATGAGAAGTTAATAGTCTGTCAATATAACTCATTCTAAAGAAGGTAAAATCCTCTTtccaaattaaaatataaaagttaTATGTGTAAAATActtaaacatatatatcttAAACTTGAGTAATTATTCTCACCAAGTATCGTTCATTTAAcgttattaatatcaattaaaaataaaagcaaaaagaAGTAGCGcaaaactttatttattatacgCTCTACGACTGCTTGCATTCGGGAGGTTGCTCCTTATTAACATTCTTGAAATCGTCcgcttcttcttcttccccGTTATCTTCAGAATCTTCACCTTCATCTTCAGCTTCACCTTCACCTTCATCTTCACATTcgtcttcatcttcatcttcatcttcatcttcatcctCATCCTCATAATCTTCATCCTCACCATCTTCCAAATCAAATTCGGCAGCTACACCAGTAAACCAGTCAACAGCTCTTGGAATTAACTTGTCCTTAATTTCTTCACCAATACCGTAATCTAAGGCTAATCTGCTTTCTAATTCTTGTAactcctcttcttcttctgtttcttcttcttcctccttTTCTGTTTCTCCTTCTTTTCCTGGTTCATcacttttgattttttctgGGATCTTAGGTGGGtcaaagaaattaaagaaagaCTCCACAGGTGTGATCTTTTCGATTGTTCTAATTTGCTTGGTGGTTTTATTTCTCTGTCTCTTCTTTTCGACGGAAACAGTAGCATTAGCTTCATTATTAATCCAATTGATCACACAGCCTTCGGCGTAATCATAAATGAAATCGCCAGAATAGCCTAGttctttttgataataataagtcTTGATTAAAATATCGTTGCTAAAAAATGGGTTTTCTTTCTTAAATTTGAAAGTTAATTTGAACCCGGGTTGTTGATTATCCAAATAAGACAATTGTATATCTTGTAAATATTCTAAAACCTCAGCATCCCTATCGGTAATTGTTTGGCTTGTCATCGGTAAATTATCAAAAGCAGTCAACCAAAAAGCAGGAATACCTGTATCCTTGatatcttctttttcatctccctctttttcctcttcctcttttttttcttcttcttcttcttctacaTGACCAGgttctaaatttttttctatttctcTTCCTTTAATTATTTCATTAGTAGTAGGTTCATCCTCTCCGCTAATCAATTCCATTCtccttttaaaaataggcTTATAGTATTCTtctaaatatttcttttctaaatcaaataattccagttggaattttttttccgcGTCCATCAAATCACTTtgcaacttttttaatgaataaATGCGATTCTTTACCATTTTAGGCAATTGTTCGACATACCCACTGTCTTGGCCGATTAGACCACctaatttttcttgaatGGTAGCTAATAATATCGGATCACTAGCTAAagcatttttaattgtttgtTCTTCATTCGAATCCTCTACGACTGAGTTGTCAATATTAGTAGGAAGGGAAGTGTTTCCAAAAGAAGAAGCTGTAGCTGTAGCCGGTCTGTCGCTACGCAAATAGCTAGACATTACACTAGCTGGAGTGTTGTGTGGTGTCGGAGCACCAGCAATTTTAAAGTTCTTATTGTTTCTATTAGGAATGGGTTGAGACATTAGTATTTTTGTTGGAtacctttttattttttcttttttcttttttttgttacgttttgttttgttttatgttttgttttgtttttttttataagtttaagatattaatttaataaaaggaGGTAagaaagattaaaaaataaataaaagtgataggataattattaagcaaatttaaaagtagtGTTTGAAAGACTAAGCAGATTTAGCGCAGGGTTGTTGCCATGCAAATGTTTACCACTTTAACTTTCTAAATTTAActtagtaatttttttttttcttttttttttctttcttttttttttttctttctttttttttattggttttCGTTATAAAATGCAAAAAGgggacaaaaaaaaaaaaaaaaaaagaaagggaacaaaaggtttttttttttatttttattttcattttcattttcattttcatttctatTATCTGTCCGGGTATTcatatgtttatatttgcACGTGATCGCAAGTTTATTCCAAGGGCTTTTTGTTTGATAATTTTCTGTTTCGATGGCATTCTGTTATGGTTGTCGGATATAAACGGAAATAACCGACGTAagcttctttttctccCCTTTGgaatagtattaaaaaagaaaacactCAAAGCAAAAGACAaattaaattgaaattgaatATAAAGAACATAATAGCAATCTGTGGCTATCTTTgtaacctttttttttgagacAATCGTTCCCATCTTATCTTTCTTCTAATTAgcctatttttttttgctagCTCAACATCCAAATTGCTTTGTGTTCtactttgtttttttttttcttagtCTTTacaaaaacgaaaaaaaataaaattaaataaaaaaaaaataaaattcctattgttatatatatacactaGTCAAGTCAAAGAGTAACAAGAGTTTCATGTTTCTTTTCCCTCTTTCACGTCCTTTTCTAGTCAATCATATTATATGTACATAAAggctttaaaaaataattgaataCCATCTCATTTTTGCTACCTCCTGCcataacattaaaaaaaaagaaaaaagaaaaaagaaaaaaaatgagtggtttttttggttctatagttaaaaaattgcGTCCGACAGATTCAAACGAAGATCTTTCCAATGAagctaaaataaaaatcgaAAGTTGTATAGAAACATGCAACCCAGGCCCAGGATGTTGTGAAGGTACTGTTTCAAATAAAGATTTGGAAACTTTTAATAAGTTAAAAATCGATAAAGAAACACCCCTAATGAACTCTAgtaaaacaaacaaacttCATTTTATCATTCCCACTTCAAAGAAGGATTGGAAACATGACGCAGTTACAGAATTTAACAACGATACTGTGCCATACGAACTTTTTACATGGGTTAAAAgcaataaaagaaaataccaAAATAGTACTTTAAGCACTGCTCCAGCTGAGGAACCTTTTATGTGTAATGTTAGTTCAATGGCTATAGATATCATGGACATTGATCAACTGAAATTCCGCAAatcaaatgttttaattttaccttattttattactttACACAATTTAGTATTTGATAAAGTTGCACCTCTCTTTAACGAATTGGTTCCTCTTTTAATGAATACAGGTGGTAATGATGCCACACCCACTTTTGAAGCTATTCAAGAGTTGTGTGGGAAATACGGTGTCACTATTAGTAAATCTAATGATCGTGGTGTTATATTTCTATGCTCACACACCACGAGAGATAAAAGGTGTGGTATTACAGCTCcgattttattaaagtatTTTCATGAATTTTTAACTGATCCATATGACAGTTTCAGAAATGATTCAGATACTAGAGAAGGTGGTTATAGAGTTGCCTATGTCAATCATGTTGGTGGCCACAAATTCGCTGCCAATactataatttatttaaataatataaatgatCCTTTGTTAATTTGGTTGGGTAGAGTCACCCCAAAAGATGTACAACCTATTGTAGAGAACGTATTAATCCCTGAAGTTCCTAGATTGCCTTATCCGGAAAAGGTCCGCTGCATCAAGAAATATAACTGgtgagtttttttttttttttttttttttttaattttaattttaattttaattttaattttaatttcaattttaatttcaattttaatttcaattttaatttatatagtTATGTAAAAGAAGACAAGTGTTGAGGGGGATCGAAATGTACAtacatatttataattcatCATATTCCATTGATTTTgcattttgttgttgttgttgttgttgttcttttttctttttcattgcTTGAATTAACagtaatttaaatttaagcTCAGGTAAAGCCGCTAAATCGTTACTATCTTTAGTGACTAAAAGACTATTTTCCAACATAATTTCTTCAGTATCCAAATCACTAATATTTCTATGGTATTCAGCAGCACGGTGGCATATCGCATCACCATTAGGTTCACATTCGGATGCGATAATCCTATCAATCAAATTTAAGTTATAATCAtgcaaaataatattatcgaGAAATTTAGTCAATGATTGTAAATCTCTGTTCCCATCAAATTCAACGGTTCTGTCtacaaaatttaataaattgtcgtctaatatgaaaaaaacacTTAAAAGCTTTTTCCAAAACCCTAATGGTTTCTCTTCCTCTTGTGGCAGGGTTTGTTCTTCCTTTTTGAGTGGTT
It contains:
- the NAP1 gene encoding histone chaperone NAP1 (similar to Saccharomyces cerevisiae YKR048C | NAP1 | Nucleosome Assembly Protein) — protein: MSQPIPNRNNKNFKIAGAPTPHNTPASVMSSYLRSDRPATATASSFGNTSLPTNIDNSVVEDSNEEQTIKNALASDPILLATIQEKLGGLIGQDSGYVEQLPKMVKNRIYSLKKLQSDLMDAEKKFQLELFDLEKKYLEEYYKPIFKRRMELISGEDEPTTNEIIKGREIEKNLEPGHVEEEEEEKKEEEEKEGDEKEDIKDTGIPAFWLTAFDNLPMTSQTITDRDAEVLEYLQDIQLSYLDNQQPGFKLTFKFKKENPFFSNDILIKTYYYQKELGYSGDFIYDYAEGCVINWINNEANATVSVEKKRQRNKTTKQIRTIEKITPVESFFNFFDPPKIPEKIKSDEPGKEGETEKEEEEETEEEEELQELESRLALDYGIGEEIKDKLIPRAVDWFTGVAAEFDLEDGEDEDYEDEDEDEDEDEDEDECEDEGEGEAEDEGEDSEDNGEEEEADDFKNVNKEQPPECKQS
- the APD1 gene encoding Apd1p (similar to Saccharomyces cerevisiae YBR151W | APD1 | Actin Patches Distal), producing the protein MSGFFGSIVKKLRPTDSNEDLSNEAKIKIESCIETCNPGPGCCEGTVSNKDLETFNKLKIDKETPLMNSSKTNKLHFIIPTSKKDWKHDAVTEFNNDTVPYELFTWVKSNKRKYQNSTLSTAPAEEPFMCNVSSMAIDIMDIDQLKFRKSNVLILPYFITLHNLVFDKVAPLFNELVPLLMNTGGNDATPTFEAIQELCGKYGVTISKSNDRGVIFLCSHTTRDKRCGITAPILLKYFHEFLTDPYDSFRNDSDTREGGYRVAYVNHVGGHKFAANTIIYLNNINDPLLIWLGRVTPKDVQPIVENVLIPEVPRLPYPEKVRCIKKYNW
- the MPD2 gene encoding protein disulfide isomerase MPD2 (similar to Saccharomyces cerevisiae YOL088C | MPD2 | Multicopy suppressor of PDI1 deletion), which codes for MQLQSLFPSTALNYYKTPSNTLLSSLLLLLLTANLFPNLAEARVTKVNTIETFYNNARNERNYTFVKYFTNWCSHCKRLEPIYKDLSDNYKVSTGNITLFDIPLNLEEIGETSIDNKININFLEVDCEQFGRFEICSRLEGFPYLEVIKPLKKEEQTLPQEEEKPLGFWKKLLSVFFILDDNLLNFVDRTVEFDGNRDLQSLTKFLDNIILHDYNLNLIDRIIASECEPNGDAICHRAAEYHRNISDLDTEEIMLENSLLVTKDSNDLAALPELKFKLLLIQAMKKKKEQQQQQQQNAKSMEYDEL